The Agromyces marinus genome window below encodes:
- a CDS encoding purine-nucleoside phosphorylase: MQHVNPLDDPAADPFAVARDAAARIAELTGVERHDLALTLGSGWGAAAELIGETTHTIPASEVPGFSKPALEGHVGTLRSVALPNGRRALVIGARTHYYEGHGVRRVVHSVRTAAATGATTMILTNGAGGIKEHWTPGTPVLISDHLNLTADSPLEGATFVDLTDLYSARLRGLAREIDPSLDEGVYVQFRGPHYETPAEVQMAKTVGGHIVGMSTALEAIAARQSGMEVLGMSLITNLAAGIQSTPLSHEEVIEAGRAAEAKISDLLAKVVAAI, translated from the coding sequence ATGCAGCACGTGAACCCGCTCGACGATCCCGCCGCCGACCCGTTCGCCGTCGCTCGCGATGCGGCGGCGCGCATCGCCGAACTCACCGGCGTCGAACGTCACGACCTCGCACTCACGCTCGGGTCCGGGTGGGGGGCGGCCGCCGAGCTGATCGGCGAGACGACCCACACCATCCCGGCCTCCGAGGTGCCCGGGTTCTCCAAGCCCGCGCTCGAGGGGCACGTCGGCACGCTGCGCTCGGTCGCGCTCCCGAACGGGCGGCGCGCGCTCGTCATCGGCGCACGGACCCACTACTACGAGGGCCACGGCGTGCGCCGCGTCGTCCACTCGGTCCGCACCGCTGCGGCGACCGGCGCGACGACGATGATCCTCACCAACGGCGCCGGCGGGATCAAGGAGCACTGGACGCCGGGCACGCCCGTGCTGATCAGCGACCACCTCAACCTCACGGCCGACTCCCCGCTCGAGGGCGCGACCTTCGTCGACCTGACCGACCTGTACTCCGCGCGCCTGCGCGGGCTCGCCCGCGAGATCGACCCGTCGCTCGACGAGGGCGTGTATGTGCAGTTCCGCGGCCCGCACTACGAGACGCCCGCCGAGGTGCAGATGGCGAAGACCGTCGGCGGCCACATCGTCGGCATGTCGACCGCGCTCGAGGCGATCGCGGCGCGGCAGTCCGGCATGGAGGTGCTCGGCATGTCGCTGATCACCAACCTCGCGGCGGGCATCCAGTCGACGCCCCTCAGCCACGAGGAGGTCATCGAGGCCGGCCGGGCCGCAGAGGCGAAGATCTCCGACCTGCTCGCGAAGGTCGTCGCCGCGATCTGA
- a CDS encoding NAD(P)H-quinone dehydrogenase: MHTTFERTQRIAVLGGGPGGYEAALAAAQLGAEVTLVERAGVGGSAVLTDVVPSKSLIATAEASNAVKEAADLGVQFFARGSDEKAVKPDVAINLQAVNKRLLGLAAQQSEDMRTNLLEAGVRLVQGEGRLDGPNAVIVATSKGGTDFDRIEADTLVISTGATPRVLPTAVPDGERILTWTQLYHLRQVPEHLIVVGSGVTGAEFASAYRALGAKVTLISSREHVLPGEDADAAAVIEKVFKRNGMKVLSKSRADSVVVDGDGVLATLSDGREVRGSHCLMAVGSVPNTADLGLEEAGVQLADSGHIRVNRVARTSMPNIYAAGDCTTFLPLASVASMQGRTAVFHAMGDVVNPPEDRNITSNIFTQPEIATVGWTENEIEQGVVPGVVYKLPLSSNPRAKMMGIRDGFVKLFASSASGSIIGGVVVAPKASELIFSLALAVEHRLTVDQFAEAFPVYPSLTGSLTDAARAMHVVR, encoded by the coding sequence ATGCACACCACCTTCGAGCGCACGCAGAGGATCGCCGTACTCGGGGGTGGACCGGGCGGCTACGAGGCCGCGCTCGCGGCCGCGCAGCTCGGCGCAGAGGTCACCCTGGTCGAACGCGCCGGTGTCGGCGGCTCGGCGGTGCTCACCGACGTCGTTCCGTCGAAGTCGCTCATCGCGACGGCCGAGGCCTCCAACGCCGTGAAGGAGGCCGCCGACCTCGGCGTGCAGTTCTTCGCGAGGGGGTCCGACGAGAAGGCCGTGAAGCCGGATGTCGCGATCAACCTGCAGGCCGTGAACAAGCGCCTGCTCGGGCTCGCCGCCCAGCAGTCGGAGGACATGCGCACGAACCTCCTCGAGGCCGGCGTCCGTCTGGTCCAGGGCGAGGGCCGCCTCGACGGGCCGAACGCGGTCATCGTCGCGACCTCGAAGGGCGGAACCGACTTCGACCGCATCGAGGCCGACACGCTCGTGATCTCGACGGGGGCGACGCCGCGCGTCCTGCCGACCGCGGTGCCCGACGGCGAGCGCATCCTCACCTGGACCCAGCTCTACCACCTCAGGCAGGTGCCGGAGCACCTGATCGTCGTCGGTTCGGGCGTGACCGGGGCGGAGTTCGCCTCGGCGTACCGCGCGCTCGGCGCGAAGGTCACGCTCATCTCGAGCCGCGAGCACGTGCTGCCCGGCGAGGACGCCGACGCCGCGGCCGTCATCGAGAAGGTGTTCAAGCGCAACGGCATGAAGGTGCTCTCGAAGTCCCGGGCGGACTCGGTCGTCGTCGACGGCGACGGGGTGCTCGCGACGCTCTCCGATGGCCGCGAGGTCCGCGGCTCGCACTGCCTCATGGCGGTCGGATCGGTGCCGAACACCGCCGACCTCGGGCTCGAGGAGGCGGGCGTCCAGTTGGCCGACTCCGGCCACATCCGGGTCAACCGAGTCGCCCGGACCTCGATGCCGAACATCTACGCGGCCGGCGACTGCACGACGTTCCTGCCGCTGGCATCCGTCGCCTCGATGCAGGGCCGCACCGCGGTCTTCCACGCGATGGGCGACGTCGTGAACCCGCCCGAGGACCGCAACATCACCTCGAACATCTTCACGCAGCCCGAGATCGCGACCGTCGGGTGGACCGAGAACGAGATCGAGCAGGGCGTCGTGCCGGGTGTCGTCTACAAGCTGCCGCTGTCGTCGAACCCGCGCGCGAAGATGATGGGCATCCGCGACGGGTTCGTGAAGCTGTTCGCCTCGAGCGCGTCGGGGTCCATCATCGGCGGCGTCGTCGTGGCACCGAAGGCGTCGGAGCTGATCTTCTCACTCGCGCTCGCGGTCGAGCACCGTCTCACGGTCGACCAGTTCGCCGAGGCGTTCCCCGTCTACCCCTCGCTCACCGGGTCGCTGACCGACGCCGCCCGGGCCATGCACGTCGTCCGCTGA
- a CDS encoding Pr6Pr family membrane protein, whose translation MVVPFRALALAFRLVALVLIATGLVRILGLLTPSPSWASLTYYTVLSNVLCLVWVAVLVWTTARDLRRRGTRGWSTPSPRFGGAVMEAITVTMLVYLVVLVPTTFQQAGDYEPFTLTDNLIHIITPCLLIADWLLFSPKGTFRWTDPLRWALIPYAYLLFAFTWSALGGTFGGSRRYPYPFMDVDAHGVGGVALWIAVLTVALVAVGYVFVAADRLLDRLAARGDAGSTATPGARMPRARPQRTTCMARAASVSDPVSEG comes from the coding sequence GTGGTCGTCCCCTTCCGCGCCCTCGCGCTCGCCTTCCGCCTCGTCGCCCTCGTCCTGATCGCCACGGGCCTCGTCCGGATCCTCGGGCTGCTCACGCCCAGCCCCTCCTGGGCCTCGCTGACCTACTACACGGTGCTCAGCAACGTGCTGTGCCTCGTCTGGGTGGCCGTGCTGGTCTGGACGACCGCACGCGACCTGCGCCGCAGGGGCACCCGCGGCTGGTCGACCCCGTCGCCGCGCTTCGGCGGTGCGGTCATGGAGGCCATCACGGTCACGATGCTCGTCTACCTGGTCGTGCTCGTGCCGACCACCTTCCAGCAGGCCGGCGACTACGAGCCGTTCACCCTCACCGACAACCTCATCCACATCATCACCCCGTGCCTGCTCATCGCGGACTGGCTGCTGTTCTCCCCGAAGGGCACGTTCCGGTGGACGGACCCGCTGCGATGGGCGCTCATCCCCTACGCGTACCTGCTGTTCGCGTTCACCTGGAGCGCCCTCGGCGGCACGTTCGGCGGGAGCCGCCGCTACCCGTACCCGTTCATGGACGTCGATGCGCACGGCGTCGGCGGCGTCGCCCTGTGGATCGCCGTGCTCACGGTCGCGCTCGTCGCGGTCGGGTACGTCTTCGTCGCGGCGGACCGGCTGCTCGATCGTCTCGCCGCGCGCGGCGACGCCGGGAGCACGGCGACGCCGGGGGCACGGATGCCGCGAGCGCGGCCTCAGCGGACGACGTGCATGGCCCGGGCGGCGTCGGTCAGCGACCCGGTGAGCGAGGGGTAG
- a CDS encoding acetyl/propionyl/methylcrotonyl-CoA carboxylase subunit alpha encodes MRRITKVLIANRGEIAVRVIRAARDAGIGSVAVYADQDRDARHVKLADEAYALDGATSAKTYLVIDKLLSVARRSGADAVHPGYGFLAENPDFARAVIDAGLIWIGPSPEAIERLGDKVSARHVAEKVGAPLAPGTLNPVADAAEVLEFVDVHGLPVAIKAAFGGGGRGLKVARERGEVAELFESATREAVAAFGRGECFVEKYLDRPRHVETQCLADEHGNVVVVSTRDCSLQRRHQKLVEEAPAPFLSEEQNRLLYESSKAILKEVGYVGAGTCEFLIGQDGTVSFLEVNTRLQVEHPVSEEVTGLDLVREQFRLAEGGVLDYADPVPAGHSFEFRINGEDPGRGFLPAPGPIHQLRFPGGPGVRVDSGVTSGDEISGAFDSLLAKLIVTAPTRQEALERARRALDEFEVAGLPTVLPFHRDIVRDPAFAPAGDEPFSVYTRWIETEYDNTLEPWSGELTETTGPAARSSVVVEVDGRRIEVSLPTRLAGPPSGAAATAGAAPRRRAAHQSVDTATGDAVTAPMQATVVKVAVAEGDTVVKGDLVLVLEAMKMEQPIVAHKDGVIGLVNAEPGATVSSGHLLLSIADA; translated from the coding sequence ATGCGTCGCATCACCAAGGTCCTCATCGCCAACCGCGGCGAGATCGCCGTCCGCGTCATCCGCGCCGCCCGGGATGCCGGGATCGGCTCCGTCGCCGTGTACGCCGACCAGGACCGCGACGCCCGCCACGTCAAGCTCGCCGACGAGGCCTACGCACTCGACGGCGCCACGAGCGCCAAGACCTACCTCGTCATCGACAAGCTGCTCTCGGTCGCGCGCCGCTCCGGCGCCGACGCCGTGCACCCCGGATACGGCTTCCTCGCCGAGAACCCCGACTTCGCGCGCGCCGTCATCGACGCCGGGCTCATCTGGATCGGACCGTCGCCCGAGGCCATCGAGCGCCTCGGCGACAAGGTGTCGGCGCGACACGTCGCCGAGAAGGTCGGCGCGCCGCTCGCACCCGGCACCCTGAACCCCGTGGCGGATGCCGCCGAGGTGCTCGAGTTCGTCGACGTGCACGGGCTGCCGGTCGCGATCAAGGCCGCGTTCGGCGGCGGCGGGCGCGGACTCAAGGTCGCACGCGAGCGCGGCGAGGTCGCCGAGCTGTTCGAGTCGGCGACCCGCGAGGCGGTCGCGGCGTTCGGGCGCGGCGAGTGCTTCGTCGAGAAGTACCTCGACAGGCCCCGCCACGTCGAGACCCAGTGCCTCGCCGACGAGCACGGCAACGTCGTCGTCGTGTCCACGCGCGACTGCTCGCTGCAGCGTCGCCACCAGAAGCTCGTCGAGGAGGCGCCCGCGCCGTTCCTCAGCGAGGAGCAGAACCGCCTGCTCTACGAGTCGTCGAAGGCGATCCTGAAGGAGGTCGGCTACGTCGGCGCCGGAACGTGCGAGTTCCTCATCGGCCAGGACGGCACCGTGTCCTTCCTCGAGGTGAACACGCGCCTCCAGGTCGAGCACCCCGTCTCCGAGGAGGTCACCGGGCTCGACCTCGTGCGCGAGCAGTTCCGCCTCGCCGAGGGCGGCGTCCTCGACTACGCCGACCCCGTGCCCGCCGGTCACTCGTTCGAGTTCCGCATCAACGGCGAGGACCCGGGCCGGGGCTTCCTCCCCGCCCCCGGCCCGATCCACCAGCTCCGGTTCCCCGGCGGGCCCGGCGTGCGCGTCGACTCCGGCGTCACGAGCGGCGACGAGATCTCGGGCGCCTTCGACTCCCTGCTCGCCAAGCTCATCGTGACCGCCCCGACCCGCCAGGAGGCACTCGAGCGCGCCCGCCGCGCGCTCGACGAGTTCGAGGTCGCTGGCCTGCCCACCGTGCTGCCGTTCCACCGCGACATCGTCCGCGACCCCGCGTTCGCCCCCGCCGGCGACGAGCCGTTCTCCGTCTACACGCGCTGGATCGAGACCGAGTACGACAACACGCTCGAGCCCTGGTCGGGCGAGCTCACCGAGACCACGGGCCCGGCCGCCCGCTCGAGCGTCGTCGTCGAGGTCGACGGCCGCCGCATCGAGGTCTCGCTGCCCACGCGACTGGCCGGGCCGCCCTCCGGCGCCGCCGCGACGGCCGGAGCCGCTCCGCGGCGCCGTGCCGCCCACCAGTCGGTGGACACCGCGACCGGCGACGCCGTGACCGCACCCATGCAGGCCACGGTCGTCAAGGTCGCGGTCGCCGAGGGCGACACCGTCGTCAAGGGCGACCTCGTGCTCGTGCTCGAGGCCATGAAGATGGAGCAGCCGATCGTCGCCCACAAGGACGGCGTGATCGGCCTCGTGAACGCCGAGCCCGGCGCAACCGTCTCGAGCGGCCACCTGCTGCTCTCGATCGCCGACGCGTAG
- a CDS encoding Maf family protein, which produces MRLYLASTSPARRQLLRQAGIEPVLVAPGVDEEAAVAAHEAEHGALAPQDLVQLLARLKAEAILGREVDGAPIDGFVLGGDSAFLVDGVLYGKPHRPEVARERWLRQNGRSGVLWSGHWVIDHRGGRVRGAVGRAASAVVEFARLDEDEIDAYVASGEPLAVAGAFTVDSLGGPFIRSVTGDPSTVVGFSLSTLRDLVREAGARWTDLWNLGER; this is translated from the coding sequence ATGCGCCTCTACCTCGCCTCGACCTCCCCCGCACGCCGCCAACTGCTGCGCCAGGCCGGGATCGAGCCGGTGCTCGTCGCGCCCGGGGTCGACGAGGAGGCCGCGGTCGCGGCGCACGAGGCCGAGCACGGGGCGCTCGCGCCGCAGGACCTGGTGCAGTTGCTCGCCCGGCTCAAGGCGGAGGCGATCCTGGGGCGCGAGGTCGACGGTGCGCCGATCGACGGGTTCGTGCTCGGCGGCGACTCGGCGTTCCTCGTCGACGGCGTGCTGTACGGCAAGCCGCACCGGCCGGAGGTCGCGCGCGAACGCTGGCTCCGGCAGAACGGGCGGTCCGGGGTGCTGTGGTCCGGTCACTGGGTCATCGACCACCGCGGCGGGAGGGTGCGCGGAGCCGTCGGCCGGGCGGCCTCCGCGGTCGTCGAGTTCGCCCGGCTCGACGAGGACGAGATCGACGCGTACGTCGCCTCCGGCGAGCCGCTCGCGGTGGCCGGTGCGTTCACGGTCGACAGCCTGGGCGGGCCGTTCATCCGCTCCGTGACCGGCGACCCGTCGACCGTGGTCGGGTTCTCGCTGTCGACGCTGCGCGACCTGGTGCGCGAAGCCGGCGCTCGCTGGACCGACCTGTGGAACCTCGGCGAGCGCTGA